In Callospermophilus lateralis isolate mCalLat2 chromosome 15, mCalLat2.hap1, whole genome shotgun sequence, the genomic stretch GATTGAGCAATACAATCTAGAGGTGAGATATTTTGTTCCATATGGTCTGGCCAGTCAAGCTGAGTCAACAACCCTGACATTGATTTTCCAATATTCAGAAGCACTGGGGAAAGGCAGAAACTGATTGTCTCTGGTAAAATATGAGTAGGTTTAGAACAGCTGTCTTAATCAGATTAAGGGGCTTTTGCTGTGATATGTGTTTTTCTTAGTGTTTCATGAGTGTCCCTGTGAGGGTATCAAGCTGTCTCATCCCAGTTTGatgattttgttttgtcttgagaactaactttttttttttttcttatggcaTCCACATTTTTAGAACAAATACAAAGCCGAAATTCTCAAAAAGCTGGAGCATCAGAGATTGATAGAGGCTGAAAGGAGGCGTATTGCTCAGATGCGCCAGCAGCAGCTGGAATCAGAGCAGTTTCTGTTTTTTGAAGATCAACTCAAAAAGCAAGAGTTAGCCCGAGGCCAGATGCGAAGTCAGGAGACCCCTTCTCTGTCAGAGCAGATTGATGGAAGTGCTCTGTCCTGCTTTTCTGCacaccagaacaattccttgctgAATGTATTCGCAGATCAAGCTAATAAAAGTGATGCAACCAATTATGCTAGCCACTCTCCTCCTGTGAATAGAGCCTTAAAGCCAGCAGCTACTCTAAGTGCTGTTCAGAGTAAGTGCTGACATGCCTCCTGCAAAGACTTCGATGCTCCCTGATGGaaccatttttctgtagcatctTGGAAGGTCtctctttattttattactaATTGTGGTAGGATCCCTATGTTAAATGGTGTGAATTGCAGATGACCCTTTCAGCACTCTCTGACATTTACTATATATTAACTTTAAATTTCAGGAAACATGCCCAATGATAGGGCAAACTCTGTAGGACTGAATTTTGAGAATTCCAAGCATTTTTTTCCTTCCATGTGTTTTAATCAAGAAGCACATATGTTTTTAAGGTAAACACTTACCCAGAGAAGAAAGGAAGCTGCTGAGTAAATCTCTTATCCAGATTTTGCtcaataataaaatgttaattccAGGGATGTTCAGCCTTATCCCTGTGCTGAGAGGGTCTCATACACATAAACAGCTAAAATCCAAACGGCATATACATTTCTGCCAACAGTTAGTGCTGCTTAGTATTGTTAGATCAGTGCTGGCAAGTTTCTAAAATTAAAGAGATCTCTTCCTGACAGACACTGTCAGATGTGAGTTTCTGTTCTCATTTTCAGAGTGTTATGATAGGCAACTGTTTAATTAGCTACTTTGCTgctgatcatttttaaaaatgtgcttttgcttaccaattttcATTAGGACATAAGCAACTTCTAGTAAATATATTAAAGAATATTaataccaggggctggggttacagctcagcggtagagcgctgccCTCGaatatgtgaggtcctgggtttgattgtcagcactacataaaaattttaaaaaaaagtaaagatattgcattcatctttaaaaaaaaatcttaaaaaagaatattaatatCATGTCTTATAAGGTACAAGATGCATTTTCTACATCCTATCTATTTAATGGTATATTTGCTGTGTGCCAAAAGAAACATACACATTCATGGGAGATAGTTGTTCCAGGGCACAAAAATATACAAGTACTTACACTTTActattttgtttataaaataatttatataggaAATGTAATTTTACCTTCCTTCTAATCAATGTTTTCAGAGTTTTTAAACAAAACATGGAAAGTGAAGATTTGTATTTcagtttttttctccttttttttgtatCTTAGATTTAGTGGTTGAAGGACTGAGATGTGTGGTCTTATCAAGAGATCTTTGCCACAAATTTCTGCTGCTAGCTGAATCTAATACCATAAGAGGAATAGAAACCTGTGGAATACTTTGTGGAAAGCTggtatgttgttttttttttctagatctATCTGCACATGATTTTTCAAATAGTAGTAGGCTTCCTTGTGATCTGCAGAGCAGAATAAAAACATGCTAAGAGCTGTAAATATAATAAATCAGCCTTAAAATATTAATCTCCTAAAAATACAACCATTTTTCATGGAATAATCTGAGAAAATGGATTGGAAAATTTCAGGGGCTCTATATAAAggcctgtttgaaataatttatCAAGCCATAAATTAAATCTTTGTTAATAGAAGATCACAAGTATTCAGATTTCCAGATTCATCTTGTTTGCTACATCATATTTCCTTTACCATCGTTAAATGTGTTCATATAATTGACTTTCTACCTACTCTCATCTATGGCAGGTACCCTGCCATTGTTTTTCAGGTACATGTGGAATAAAACTggaattttgttgttttctttggtTTAAGGCAATAGTTTTGGCAAACCAAGATCTATAAGCAGTGGCTCTATTTTATTATGGAAATGTTACCAGAAGTATGTGATAAAGGGCAATGTCAAAATAGAAGGAGCTAAGCGAGGATGGTTTTGGTTTCTTACCACAACAAAGATGAGCAATGTGTCTttggaagcatttttttttttttttaatttcctctgggTATCAGTTTAAATCTCTGGATGCAGGCACATTTTCAGTCCTCAAAATTATTGCTTGAACAATATGTTTTATTCAACTCACATCTTCCTGCTGAATTCCAGTGTTTAATCATCTCTTTCCACCAGGAAAAGGGAAGCCACCTGTGATGAGCAGTGTGAGTGACCATCATTTCCCACCTACAGTCACCTTGGTTGTCCTTCAGGGGGTTGAGGGCTGTGGAAGCTTCCTCTCCTACATCTTACGTTGTATTTGGTGTGATTGATTggttgattcattcattcattattcaTTCCATCTGCCTCAGACATTGACTAAGTGTATGTGCCAGCACTGTGCCAGGCACTCAGCAGCCTGCAACAGCTTTGGTCCCTGCTTGTAAAGAATCAGACAGATGACTAAGTGGGGCTGAGTGCTCTCGGTGGAAGCGCAGGCTATCAAGGGAATGTGTAACTGGGGAACCTGACCTTGTGGGCAGGGATGTGGAGATGAGCTTCCCTGAGGAGTGATGTTGAAGCTGGGCCTGAAGAGTAAATCCAGCAGCCCTGAAAGGAgtggggagaatggaaggaacagTTGTAATCAAGGCAGAAGGAACAGTGCCCGACTGGCAGGAAGATCTTAAGGCTAGGGAGAGGATAGTGCTGGGGATAGATGGACATGCCAACCTGCCTTGGGCAAGACAGCTTCTCACCACCAGTGACTCTGCACTCTGCACCTCTGGTCTGAGGATCTCTCACCACCTGGGAGCCTCACTGCAGCTCTTATCTTTTTCCTAAGAGGGATAATTTATCTTTTATTCTTTAACTGTGAAAGCCAAAATATTATCTTCATTGTGGAAGATCTAGTGAGTCTTCTCAATACTAGAAGAAAGTTTATAAGTTTTTTTAGAgaaattaaatataattaataaaataaaaccaaaaccatCAATCTGCATAACTCTTAGAAATGTACTTTAGTAACACTGCAAAATTATTTAACTAGCATCTCCCCTTCCAAAGAAACCTGCCTTTGTTTTGTTCTGATTTTATCCATTGTAAATCTGTCaagatattatttattaactaaaTTGTCCTGGACCCCCGTTTCCCAGAAGGGTATTTTCTATTTATGATAGATTTGCTACTATAAAAGCGGGTTTCAAGTTCTAAACAACTGGCTCTCAAAACCTGGGGCAAAGAATCCACTTTTATATTTGGGACATTTTAAATTGTGATGGAGTATACAGGGTGAGGGGGGGAGCCAGGTTATAAGGGAAAGCTTTAGTCTTGTGGCAAAACATTTCCCATTTTTtcctatttactaattactgttcTTTTTACTAATTGTCTTTCAGACACATAATGAATTTACTATTACCCACGTGATCGTGCCAAAGCAGTCTGCTGGGCCAGACTATTGTGATGTGGAGAATGTAGAAGAATTATTCAGTGTTCAGGATCAACACGATCTCCTCACTCTGGGATGGATCCACGTATGTTTGACTTGTTGGATTTCAGTTTATTTTGTAAGGcatattatttttctccttgaagaAATTTAGTTTTACTTAAATagcttatttgtatttttttaagtataaTAAATGCTATTATATTAAAGCATTTTATTCAATGTTAGGCTGTATATAAACCTGtcaaatatggatttttttttttttttttttggtaccagggactgaacccagaagtgcttaaccactgagccacagccacagccccagcccttttattttttgagactgagtctctctaagttacttggggccttgctaagtttcttaggctggctttgaacttccaatccttctgcctcaacctcccaagccactgggattaacagGCATGTGCCTCCATAGCCCGCTCAAATTGGGATTTGAAGTTGAGAAAGAAAACCTAAAACGTTTGGAAATTAGGTGACTCTTTCTGATGATTTCACATAGTTAATGGAGGcttagtcagattttttttatAGATTTGACTAAGCAGTTACAATATTTTCTATGGGTTTACATTAGATTATCCAAAAAAAATCCTGAAGATGTTTCATTTAAGCAGCTTTTGTATATATCAGATAGGGTCCATTCACTTCACTGCACTGCCCCTATAggtcaagaagagagagaaagactgggagcaggaaagaagatatcacacTGTAAACGGCCGTGGAATCGGATTAATGGGTAGGGTCAAGAACATTGGGTTCTACCATCCACAAGGCCGTCATAGGAGTAGGAAAGTGTTTGCAAATCTTATAAACATGAGTTTAAATCTCAGCTCTGCTAAGAATTTACTTGTGGGAACTTCAGTAAGTTCCTTAAGCGATGTGAACATCAATTTTATCATCCATAAAATAGGGATCATAATAATTGGATTCATCCTTAATGAATTCCTTAGCATATTTTTCTAGGGGCTCAGAAAAAATTGACTGTTATTATTGGTGATGAtactttatttttctatcttttctaTTTGGTCTTGTACAGCTGGACCTGGGATACTGTCTTAGTTCATCCATGCTGATATAACAACATATCTGAGGTTGAGGAATTCATAAGGAACAGAGATTTCTTTCTAATAGTTCTGGGggctggaaagtccaagatcaaggtactgGCAGTACTGGTATCTGATGAGGCTGCTCTCTGCTTTTAAGATGGTGCTTTGATGTTAGGTCCTTACATGTTAGAGGCAGAAGAGCAAGATAGCACTCCCTTCAACCTTGAGCCCTTTTAGAAGTATGCTAATAGTCACCTCCCAAAGGCCATACCTCTTCATGCTGTTACACTAAGCTTCTGCAAGAATTTTGGAGAGAATACCATTCTTCAAACCATAGTGTGTGAAGACAAGTCATcccatgcttgctgagatttccagagcACAGCTTGGATGATGGCAAGAGTCCCTGAAGAATGATGTGATCATTTTGTATTCTTATTTATAGAGAAGCACTGAGTAGGGTCAACATATACAGACACACGTCAAGTATTTGGTACTATGTGATTTAGGAGCACAGAGGAGACTGTATTCCCATTCTACCTGTAAATAAGCCTTGCTGTGTGCTTGAaaattgctctgttttaaagttgATATTTAGCTTAACCTAAGTACAAAAATGTACTTTAAAGCAAAACGAATTAAAGTATAGAAAtgtaataaattaaaaatgataGTCTTTTAAACCACACATTATATTGACAAGTCAACGGTAGTTTATCTTTGGAAGAtttcttttgatttgcattctccttttctttctcttaatgTGACTATTTAAAGCAGTTTCCAAATTAAAAGCACATGTTTTTTTCcctataattttctgtatatagaaTGCATGCCATAATGAATTTAGATTGTTTAAGTAATGAATTTGGCATAATTATAGAATTCTAGGACttttacttaatttatttttctgtatcaAATTGTGATTCAATGAAAATAGGAATATGTTACATTTTTAAATCTCAATGATTGCAATAACATTTTTATCCTGGCTTTGAGGGAGCATAATAATAGTAACCAATTCCAGATCTAACTTTTTTTCAGATCTAAATTAGTCATAGAAAACAAAGTCTGAATTAGAATCAGACAGACCTGGAATAGAATTTAGATTTCTTGACTAGCTTAATGAGCTTCAAGGAGTTGCTCTCCAGCTTACTTCAGTTTTTTCaactataaaatgagaataatgacAGCACTGATCTTGTCTTGTTATTGTGAGAATTCAATGATATAATTCTCAATCAGTGATTAGTTCCGTGCCTGGCACATTATTCAATTGCTGTAAATGGCATCTGCAGCTATTATCATTGtctccatcatcatcatcatcgtcatcagTGTTGTTTCCATGGATTCAGGGAATGGCCACATCACCCTCCCAGGAGACCTGTGCTCACTGTATAGAAGTGACTCCTGTTGGCagacatgaagggctcagagagtcATGTTGGGTACATTCTTGAAAATAAGTTAACGGGTAGAGTGAGATTTTCCTGTTTGACAAACTGCTGCCTCCACAGCACAGTAGTTCCTTTGACCACTTCTTACTTTCTCACAAAGACATTGAAAACACTATGTTACTCAAAGAAAGCATTCCCAGTCAGATAATAGGCTTTAAACCTTGTATTCATGCTCCTACTAAATATTTGGGTTCTTTAAGTTaggataggactggggatgtagctcagtgatatagcGCATGCTTaatatgcgtgaggccctggggtcaatatGCAGCACatgcatgcgcacacacacatgtGCCCACAGACACACCTAGCACAGAAAGTCGGGTAATTATGTGATTCTTTATAGGCCAAGAGTTATTTTTCCTTGCAGAACATGTATCTTTCTGTAAATAACCATGTGATTTTACCTTTATTCTATAAATAGGTAGAGAAGAGTTTTGAATCTTGCATTTCTACCACATACCCTGCTTGTGTAAAGGCATTAAGCTATTACTATGGGCCTGCGCCCTTAGTTAATAATGACAACATTAAAATAACAAGAACAGAGTCATAATAACAGCTAATGACTTTGGCTCCTTTTTTTGTGTTAGGCACTATTCTAAGAATTTTACATGGATTATTCCTTTTAATCTTTATACAACCCCACCAAGAAAATGACTCTCACACGTTTTTATAAATGATGAAATGAGCAGGAGGAGGCTATGTGATCTTCCCTGTGTCTTTTACCAAGTGAGTCGTGGAGCTAAGACACAGATAGTGTGTATCAAAGTCctttttttcataaataaaattGTCATATTCCATTTTCAAGGGTCATTAGATTTGAATGTGAATTTTTAAGTCAttatatatgcattttttttttattcacatatgAACCTCTCACTTGCCTCTGATAAACCAAAGTTTTTATTTAGCGAGGAACTTTGGAAGGtttcttttgatttgcattctccttttctttctcttaataTGAATATTCAGTTGCTATGCATGATGACCCCAAACACCTTCAACAATCTACAGACTTCCACCTTTCTGTTTACAGAGAATGGTGATCCATAAAGGATACACAGTAATGTGGAATATTCAGTGAATAGGTTCCTTCCATGGTTTTGCATAGAAGTATCTGTGGTCCAAGGTCTCCAGTCCTTACCAGCTACTAACCAAGTTACTATACTTTTTCGAGTCTCAGGATTCTTATacataaaattgaaataataaaataagtatcATGGATGAGTTTTGCTGATCAAATGATAATCTATTTAAATCCTCTGGCAAGTCATTTTCTAGCTCTTTCCCAACAAGAAGAAAGTAGATAACAGACTTGGGAGCCACTTCTCAAAATCGTAGTTACTCCAAATAAGCAAATAATAGGAATGCATAAAAGGAAAGATGATGtcagcaaaatatttttaaaaatccttattcGGCTgtgtgcagtggtgcatacctataacctctcaggaagctaaggcagaaagattgcaagtttgaggccagcctctgcaactttatgagactgtctcaaaaataagagtTAAAAATATTGGGGATGTAACTCCATGGTGGACTAAgctacccctgtgttcaatccccattaccttaCAGGGAAAAACATCCTTTTTTGGAATAATgatggtaaaataaaaaaaaaatcaatagaattTTCTTTTTGAATAGGCTATGGCCCTGGATAAGCCTCAGCTGCCCTAATAAGTTTGTCCTCTTTCTGTTTTACAGACACATCCCACCCAAACTGCTTTCTTGTCCAGTGTTGATCTTCACACTCACTGTTCCTATCAGCTCATGTTACCAGAGGCTATTGCCATTGTTTGTTCACCAAAGCATAAAGAGTAAGCGTAACTATGGAGGGGAGCCCAAGGAAGGCTTTGGGCTCCTGGGTCCATGTGTGTCTACACATAGCTTGTGGTCTTTGGGAAAAAGAATAGGTAGCAGTTGGCTCTTATATGCTAGTATCTCTGCAGCCTTTGGTTTTGAAGGTCCTTTCAGTGGTAAAATCCTAGTTCTTTCCTTGATTAATAAGACCTTGAAGTACTTAACTGTTATTTGCAGTTTGATTTTCAAGAACCTATTTCTACTGTATTATGTTCTATCACAAGAAATTCCACAGACTTAGGCTCATTACCTCCAAAATGTCCCTCGTTTGGGGGAGATCAGATATTGCAGAGTATGGTCATAGGAATCAAATGCATTTTGGAATCCTGACTTGACCCCTATGTCATAGGATAGACACCTGACCCCTGTGAGTATCTGCCCATCCTGGATTGATGAGAAGGTGATATTAAGTGATGGTGTATGTACAGTTCTTAGCCTAGTACTGAGCACCACAACAAGCCCTCAATAAATAGTTGCTGTTGCTATAAATACCATTATAAGAAAAATTAGAAGTATCTTCCCCTTGTAATTTCCTCTGTGGGGGGATCTTCTTCTGATATTTCACACAACAGCACAGCTGCCTGACCCATTATGGTCCTGAAGGTGTTACTTCCTCGTAGGTTTCTCTCCTCTAGACCAGTCAGGGAAATACTGGTTTAGAAAAACCACAGTGGAATttcttttttgtgttttcttcctCTGTCCCATTTGGGGACTATGTATGCTGTGTCACTGAAGTAAAGCATCTGGAAATCCCGAGTGGTCCTGAattttataccttttttttttctttttgaccctGAAATTTAGCACTGGAATCTTCAGGCTCACCAACGCTGGCATGCTTGAAGTTTCTGCTTGTAAAAAGAAGGGCTTTCATCCTCACACCAAGGACCCCAGACTATTCAGTGTGAGTACACAGTGTTAGTTACTTTTGCAggtatttttttgttattatccCCCCACCCAAATTctcttttaaagaagaaaaataatagcaGTGTGATATGGAGTAAAACACTGTACTGCTTAGTTCAGAGCTTTATCGCAGAAAACCAATCTTGTACTTCTTTGATTTCTTCTATTACTTTATTTATAACAAAATGTTAGGATTTCCATAGTAGGATTGATATGCATAAAGTTAcctttatatttgtttatttgtgtggtgttgAAACATTTTCTTCAGTGTCAAAATAAGCAAACAGTTATTACAAAAACAATGATATTAAGTGTCTCATGAATTCTTTCTGCTTCATTTGGATGAATCATTTTTTAATAACGAATTAAAACTGTAATTGTACTTTTGGATAGCTTTGTACAGCCCCGAAATACATtatttgactacatattttctatCTGCTTGCTTAGAAGTTTTATGGCTACAATATTAGAGAAACATTAGAGAGCACAGAATTTATTTAACATGGAAATTACTTGGCAATctgtaaatattttcttgttaaaaatgaataaaacctcATATTTGTTCTagttggaaatattttttaaattaggaaATTTTTTTCAATTAGGAAATCTGCGCTTCCTCCCTAAAGAGAATCATCTGTGAAACATTATGATGTAAAACCGATTTTTTCTTTCCTAGATATGCAAACACGTGTtggttaaagacataaaaataactGTGTTGGATCTGAGGTGATATGTTCCGAATGTAAGCGCCATCAACACCAGACATCTGCCCATGGACATGTGGTGGCTGGATTTTCTTAAGATGTTTCCAGAAATGactgatattttatatttatacattttagacCAGAAAGTTTGATATTTATTGCTCTTGCacattttgaagttttctttttggGTTGCTCTGTCTCAAGAGGAGTCACATGGTGTTAAATCAAATACCTATTAATGTACCCAATTACTATCACCAGATAATAAATtgtgctgcaaaaaaaaaaaaaaaatggttggtgTTTATGGAGATCTCTGCATATATGTTCAGACCTTTAGGTgttttgttatattttaaaaaaatattatgtaaAATGTAATTCCAAACAAATTCTGTATGCAGGTGGTCTGTACAGCAAACCGTTTCTTGCTTTCCTGTGAAAAGAAACATGGCTGCAGTCAGCAGAGCCCATCCTGGGTTTTCAGTGTTATCAAATCCCAGGCTGAGACTCATGTCTGCAGTGAATCATTGTAGGATATGAGGTGGCAGGCTTTCACTCAGGAAGCAGGTGTCAGAGGACCTGGGGCAGCAGAGGATTTATTAACTTGATTTAGAAGAGTAAAAGCAGAGAAGCTTGGAAGAGGAACAATAGCAACAAAAAGATCTCAGCTAAAATCAGAACCTATTACCATAAAAGTTAAAAGGGATGACAGGGAGAAAAACATGAGGCATGTGATGAGATAACTGACAATACTTAGCCAaacagaataaatttaaaaagaaaacaatttagaAAGATACTTGTAATTTGAAGTATTTATGTTTACCTTTGTACACagagaagagaaataaaataaatttggaaCTGAACAGGGGAGACTAAATACAGTGGCATGGACTGCTGAGGCTTGCTGTAGcatttgtgtctatgacttagataaTGAAAGCACTTACTAGACCAAAAGATGCAGATTAAGTGGAATGGGTGTCTTCTGAATACTGTTAGCAAATTAGATTGCTAGAGGAAAACCTGAGAATGGAAACATGGTGGAAAAAATTCAGCTACAAATATAAGAAGAGAAAAGTGAAAGTGATAATGCTGACTACTTTGAGGACATGGAAAGAATCTTCACAATACTGAACACCAGTTCTGCACCCACAACTTCAGTCTTGGCAGAAATTGCTCCCAGGCACCTGGGGAAATCCTGAGCTGGTTGCCCTAGCTTTGATGAACCATACTTGGCCACCACGTAGTTCCCTTTCTTATCCTTTGGGGTCTTAGCTGATTCTAGTCTAGCTTTCTCTCCCCCGACCCCAACTCTTCCAGTAATTTTACTGTCTCTTCTTGGATCTCCATTTCTTTCCAACCCGGTAAAACTAATCCTATCTAATGTCCTCTATTCCCCGTGTCTAATATGCTCAACCACAGCTATCCCGCTCCTTGCTTTCCTCCTGGCATTATATCTGAGGTGTCTGAACAGTTCTGTTATCACTGGGATGTCCAGTTGAAGTCCAAGTCCTTGGTGTCCCAAACAGAAAACTGAGCAAGACACACAGAAGTAACAGATATAGTACAGATTTATTGAAGGTTCATTATGTAGAGTGGAGTGGGCCTAGCAAGAGAGAGGGGCTCAAGGCCCCAGTGTCTGGAAATTACAGTCTTATATCCTGAACTGTGGGCTCCTTCTCTTCTCTATATGGACCTGATTGAAGACCTTACCTCATTTTCTGATTAGAATATCTGattagagtattttccattcccacCCCCACCATTGGTTATTTTAGAGA encodes the following:
- the Stambpl1 gene encoding AMSH-like protease isoform X1, whose product is MEQPFTLNSLKKLAAMPDHTDVSLTPEERVRALSKLGCNITISEDITPRRYFRSGVEMERMASVYLEEGNLENAFVLYNKFITLFVEKLPSHRDYQQCAVPEKQDIMKKLKEIAFPRTDELKKDLLKKYNVEYQEYLQSKNKYKAEILKKLEHQRLIEAERRRIAQMRQQQLESEQFLFFEDQLKKQELARGQMRSQETPSLSEQIDGSALSCFSAHQNNSLLNVFADQANKSDATNYASHSPPVNRALKPAATLSAVQNLVVEGLRCVVLSRDLCHKFLLLAESNTIRGIETCGILCGKLTHNEFTITHVIVPKQSAGPDYCDVENVEELFSVQDQHDLLTLGWIHTHPTQTAFLSSVDLHTHCSYQLMLPEAIAIVCSPKHKDTGIFRLTNAGMLEVSACKKKGFHPHTKDPRLFSICKHVLVKDIKITVLDLR
- the Stambpl1 gene encoding AMSH-like protease isoform X2; translated protein: MPDHTDVSLTPEERVRALSKLGCNITISEDITPRRYFRSGVEMERMASVYLEEGNLENAFVLYNKFITLFVEKLPSHRDYQQCAVPEKQDIMKKLKEIAFPRTDELKKDLLKKYNVEYQEYLQSKNKYKAEILKKLEHQRLIEAERRRIAQMRQQQLESEQFLFFEDQLKKQELARGQMRSQETPSLSEQIDGSALSCFSAHQNNSLLNVFADQANKSDATNYASHSPPVNRALKPAATLSAVQNLVVEGLRCVVLSRDLCHKFLLLAESNTIRGIETCGILCGKLTHNEFTITHVIVPKQSAGPDYCDVENVEELFSVQDQHDLLTLGWIHTHPTQTAFLSSVDLHTHCSYQLMLPEAIAIVCSPKHKDTGIFRLTNAGMLEVSACKKKGFHPHTKDPRLFSICKHVLVKDIKITVLDLR